A genomic region of Candidatus Woesearchaeota archaeon contains the following coding sequences:
- a CDS encoding NUDIX domain-containing protein: MNIVRQFVTRGVCIRGNQILILNKKGECHYFLPGGRVEKGERCEDALIREIKEELNKDSSIIRYIGAIEHDFIHYSGKQYYEIGNFFLIDIKDIDSDVVSSNETELEFQWKNIDDLDKINIKPSPVVELIRHINSKNAKAFWASTLLKKR; this comes from the coding sequence ATGAATATTGTAAGACAATTTGTAACTAGAGGCGTTTGTATTAGAGGAAACCAAATTCTAATCCTGAATAAAAAAGGAGAATGTCACTATTTTTTACCAGGAGGAAGAGTGGAAAAAGGAGAACGTTGTGAAGATGCTCTTATTAGAGAAATAAAAGAGGAATTGAATAAAGATTCTTCAATCATAAGATATATTGGAGCAATTGAACACGATTTTATTCATTACTCAGGAAAACAATATTATGAAATAGGAAACTTTTTTCTTATTGATATCAAAGATATTGATTCGGATGTAGTATCTTCAAATGAAACTGAATTAGAATTTCAATGGAAAAATATTGATGATCTTGATAAAATAAATATTAAACCTTCACCAGTTGTTGAACTTATTAGACATATCAACTCCAAGAACGCAAAAGCATTTTGGGCCTCTACATTACTTAAAAAACGATGA